A stretch of Mastacembelus armatus chromosome 1, fMasArm1.2, whole genome shotgun sequence DNA encodes these proteins:
- the myh11a gene encoding myosin-11a isoform X3 → MSKKAPTEDEKFLFVDKDFLNSPMAQADWAAKKLVWVPSEKHGFEAASVKEEHGEEVLVELADNGKKITVNKDDIQKMNPPKFSKVEDMAELTCLNEASVLHNLRERYFSGLIYTYSGLFCVVVNPYKMLPIYSEKIIDMYKGKKRHEVPPHIYSISDNAYRNMMQDREDQSILCTGESGAGKTENTKKVIQYLAVVASSHKGKKDSSAGELEKQLLQANPILEAFGNAKTIKNDNSSRFGKFIRINFDVTGYIVGANIETYLLEKSRCIRQAKTERAFHIFYYMIAGAKDKLREELLLEPFSNYRFLSAGHVQIPGQQDDEMYEETMEAMNIMGFTDEERIEILKVCSSVMQLGNIEFKKERNQEQATMPDNTAAQKVCHLQGINVTDFTRAILTPRIKVGREVVQKAQTKEQADFAIEALAKAMFERLFRWILFRVNKALDKTKRQGASFLGILDIAGFEIFEDNSFEQLCINYTNEKLQQLFNHTMFILEQEEYQREGIEWNFIDFGLDLQPCIELIERPNNPPGILALLDEECWFPKATDVSFVEKLMNTQGNHVKFAKPKQLKDKTEFSIFHYAGRVDYNATAWLTKNMDPLNDNVTSLLNNSSSQFIQELWKDADRVVGLDTIAKMSDSSMPSASKTKKGMFRTVGQLYKESLAKLMTTLHNTQPNFVRCIIPNHEKRAGKLDAHLVLEQLRCNGVLEGIRICRQGFPNRIVFQEFRQRYEILAANAIPKGFMDGKQACCLMIKHLDLDPNLYRIGQSKIFFRTGVLAQLEEERDLKITVIIIAFQAQARGFLARKAFAKRQQQLTAMKVIQRNCAAYLKLRNWQWWRLFTKVKPLLQVTRQEEEMSLKEEELQRAKEISSKFESELKEIALKHTSVLEERNALQEQLQAETELYAEAEEMRVRLAAKKQELEEILHEMEARLDEEEERAQALLVEKKKMQQQMQELEEHLEEEEDARQKLQLEKVTCEGKIKKLEDDILVMEDQNNKLLKERKLMEERIADFSTNLAEEEEKSKNLTKLKNKHESMISELEVRLKKEEKTRQELDKAKRKLEAESNDLQEQIADLQAQIAELKAQLAKKEEELQNALARLEDETAQKNNALKKIRELEGHISDLQEDLESERAARNKAEKIKRDLGEELEALKSELEDTLDTTATQQELRAKREQEVNLLKKAIEEENRTHESQVQEMRQKHTQAVEELTEQLEQAKRVKTNLEKAKQSLEKETSELTMEVRSLSQAKQDGENKRKKLEVQVADLQSRFNDSEKQKAELGERCSKITVELESVTNLLNEAEGKNIKLSKDVSSLTSQLQDTQELLAEETRQKLQFSTKLRQAEDEKNSLQEQLEEEMEAKRNVERHVSTLNIQLSDAKKKLEEMTGNIELLEEGKKRLQRDLEAANTQFEEKASAYDKLEKTKNRLQQELEDTLMDLDNQRQNVSNLEKKQKKFDQMLAEEKSISSKYAEERDRAEAEAREKETKALSLARALEEAQCAREELERANKALRVEMEDLISSKDDVGKNVHELEKSKRGLEAQVEEMKTQLEELEDELQAAEDAKLRLEVNMQALKAQFERDLQGRDEMGEEKKRQLVKQVRELETELEDERKQRTLAAAAKKKLETDMKDLEGQIETANKGREEAIKQLRKLQAQMKDYQRELEDSRAAREEVLTAAKESEKKAKSLEAELMQLQEDLAAAERAKKQAEAERDELSDELASNSSGKSALADEKRRLEAKISQLEEELEEEQSNMEIINDRLRKSTQQVEQLNNELQTERSASQKNESARQQMERQNKELKAKLQDMENQVKSKFKSSITALEAKVAQLEEQLEQENRDKQASAKSMRQKDKKLKDLLMQVEDERKQAEQYKDQVRPLHALKHSLKSLHSLLVCVVKYVWVDGCIRRVVSLHIFCLLIRRKSQMLA, encoded by the exons ATGTCCAAGAAGGCCCCAACTGAGGACGAGAAGTTCCTCTTTGTTGACAAAGACTTCCTAAACAGCCCCATGGCACAGGCCGACTGGGCGGCCAAGAAGCTCGTGTGGGTTCCATCGGAGAAACATGGCTTTGAGGCGGCTAGTGTCAAGGAGGAGCATGGCGAGGAGGTGTTGGTGGAGCTGGCTGATAATGGCAAGAAGATTACCGTCAACAAGGATGACATCCAGAAGATGAACCCGCCCAAGTTCAGCAAGGTGGAGGACATGGCCGAGCTCACCTGCCTGAACGAGGCCTCTGTGTTGCACAATCTGCGTGAGAGGTACTTCTCTGGCCTTATTTAC ACATACTCCGGTCTGTTCTGCGTGGTGGTCAACCCTTATAAAATGCTGCCAATCTACTCAGAGAAGATCATTGACATGTACAAAGGGAAGAAACGACATGAAGTTCCCCCTCATATCTACTCCATCAGCGATAACGCCTACAGAAACATGATGCAAG acCGTGAGGACCAGTCCATTCTATGCAC TGGGGAGTCTGGTGCTGGGAAGACAGAGAACACCAAAAAGGTCATCCAGTATCTGGCTGTTGTGGCCTCTTCACACAAAGGGAAGAAAGACAGCAGTGCT GGGGAGCTGGAGAAGCAGCTCCTGCAGGCCAATCCCATCCTGGAGGCCTTTGGAAATGCTAAGACCATCAAAAATGACAACTCCTCCCGATTC GGTAAATTCATCCGTATCAACTTTGATGTGACTGGCTACATTGTTGGAGCCAATATTGAGACCT ACCTGCTGGAGAAGTCTCGCTGTATCAGAcaggcaaagacagaaagagctTTTCACATCTTCTACTACATGATTGCTGGGGCCAAAGACAAACTGCGTG aggAGCTTCTTTTGGAGCCCTTCAGTAATTACCGCTTCCTGAGCGCAGGCCACGTTCAGATTCCTGGACAGCAAGATGATGAGATGTATGAAGAGACAATGGAGGCCATGAATATTATGGGCTTCACCGACGAGGAGAGAATCG AAATTCTGAAGGTGTGCTCTAGTGTCATGCAGCTGGGAAACATTGAGTTCAAGAAAGAGAGGAACCAGGAGCAGGCCACTATGCCCGACAACACTG cgGCTCAGAAGGTGTGCCACCTACAGGGCATCAATGTGACAGACTTTACCCGTGCCATCCTTACCCCCAGAATCAAAGTGGGCAGAGAGGTAGTGCAGAAGGCACAGACCAAAGAGCAG GCTGACTTTGCTATTGAAGCTCTGGCTAAGGCTATGTTTGAGCGACTGTTCCGATGGATCCTGTTCCGCGTCAACAAAGCCCTGGACAAGACCAAACGGCAGGGAGCCTCCTTCCTGGGAATTCTCGACATTGCTGGATTTGAAATCTTTGAG GACAACTCCTTTGAGCAACTGTGCATCAACTACACCAacgagaagctgcagcagctcttcaACCACACCATGTTCATTCTGGAGCAGGAAGAGTACCAGAGGGAGGGCATCGAGTGGAACTTCATCGATTTTGGTCTTGACCTGCAGCCCTGCATCGAGCTCATTGAAAGGCCA AACAACCCTCCAGGTATCCTGGCCCTGCTGGATGAAGAGTGCTGGTTCCCAAAAGCCACAGATGTGTCCTTTGTGgagaaactcatgaacacacaAGGGAACCATGTGAAATTTGCCAAACCTAAACAGCTCAAGGACAAGACagaattttctatttttcattatGCTGGGAGG GTGGATTATAATGCCACAGCCTGGTTGACAAAGAACATGGACCCTCTAAATGACAATGTCACATCGCTGCTCAACAACTCCTCCAGCCAGTTTATCCAAGAACTCTGGAAAGATG CGGACAGAGTGGTGGGACTTGACACTATAGCTAAGATGTCAGACAGCTCCATGCCGAGCGCCTCAAAGACCAAGAAGGGCATGTTCCGCACAGTGGGACAGCTCTACAAGGAGTCTCTGGCCAAACTCATGACTACACTGCACAACACTCAGCCAAACTTTGTCAGATGCATCATCCCCAACCACGAGAAGAGG GCAGGAAAGCTGGATGCTCACCTAGTCTTGGAGCAGCTGCGGTGTAATGGTGTGTTGGAGGGAATTCGAATCTGCCGACAAGGGTTCCCCAACCGAATCGTGTTCCAAGAGTTCCGCCAGCG GTATGAGATCTTGGCTGCTAATGCTATTCCCAAAGGTTTCATGGATGGTAAACAAGCCTGCTGCCTCATG ATCAAGCACCTGGATTTGGACCCAAACCTGTACAGGATCGGACAGAGTAAGATCTTTTTCCGCACAGGGGTGTTGGCCCAGTTGGAAGAGGAGAGGGATCTGAAGATCACTGTGATCATCATTGCTTTCCAAGCTCAGGCCAGAGGCTTTCTGGCCAGAAA GGCCTTTGCCAAGAGGCAACAGCAGCTCACTGCCATGAAGGTGATCCAGAGAAACTGCGCTGCCTACCTCAAACTAAGGAACTGGCAGTGGTGGAGGCTCTTCACAAAG GTCAAGCCTCTACTGCAAGTGACTcgacaggaggaggagatgagtCTGAAGGaggaagagctgcagagagCAAAAGAAATTTCTTCAAAGTTTGAATCTGAGCTGAAGGAGATCGCCCTGAAACACACATCG GTTTTGGAGGAGAGGAATGCACTGCAGGAGCAGCTtcaggcagagacagagctgtACGCCGAAGCTGAGGAGATGAGAGTTCGGCTTGCGGCCAAAAAGCAGGAGTTGGAGGAGATCCTCCATGAGATGGAGGCCAGgctggatgaagaggaggaacgTGCTCAAGCTCTGctggtggaaaagaaaaagatgcaaCAGCAGATGCAG GAACTGGAGGAACatttggaggaggaggaggatgctcgtcaaaagctgcagctggagaaggTTACCTGCGAAGGAAAGATCAAAAAGCTGGAGGATGATATTCTGGTAATGGAGGACCAGAACAACAAGCTCCTGAAA GAGCGGAAGCTGATGGAGGAGAGGATAGCCGACTTCAGTACCAACCtggctgaggaagaggagaaatcTAAGAACCTTACCAAGCTCAAAAATAAACACGAGTCCATGATCTCAGAATTAGAGG TTCGcttgaagaaagaagaaaagactcGGCAGGAGCTGGACAAGGCTAAGCGTAAATTGGAGGCAGAGTCAAATGACCTACAAGAACAGATAGCTGACCTGCAGGCTCAGATCGCTGAACTCAAAGCTCAACTCGccaagaaggaggaggagttgCAGAACGCCTTGGCCAG GTTAGAAGATGAGACAGCCCAGAAGAACAACGCTCTGAAGAAGATCAGAGAGCTTGAGGGACATATCTCCGACCTGCAAGAGGACCTCGAGTCTGAGAGGGCAGCCAGGAACAAGGCAGAGAAGATCAAACGGGACCTTGGGGAGGAGCTGGAGGCCCTCAAGTCTGAGCTAGAGGACACCCTGGACACCACTGCCACACAACAAGAACTAAG AGCCAAACGTGAACAGGAGGTGAACCTACTGAAGAAAGCCATTGAGGAGGAGAACCGGACCCATGAATCCCAGGTCCAGGagatgagacagaaacacacccaGGCTGTGGAGGAGCTCACAGAGCAGCTGGAGCAGGCCAAACGA GTGAAGACAAATCTAGAGAAGGCTAAACAATCCCTGGAGAAGGAGACATCAGAATTAACCATGGAGGTGCGTTCACTGAGCCAGGCCAAACAAGACGgggaaaacaaaaggaagaagCTGGAAGTTCAGGTGGCAGATCTGCAGTCACGGTTCAACGACAGCGAGAAGCAAAAGGCTGAACTGGGAGAACGTTGCTCCAAGATCACT GTTGAACTGGAGAGTGTGACCAACCTGCTAAATGAAGCAGAAGGCAAGAACATCAAACTGAGCAAAGACGTTAGCAGCCTGACCTCCCAGCTCCAAGACACACAG GAGCTGCTGGCTGAGGAGACACGTCAGAAACTACAGTTCTCTACGAAACTTCGGCAAGCAGAAGATGAGAAGAACAGCTTGCAGGAGCAACttgaggaggagatggaggctAAGAGGAATGTGGAGAGACATGTGTCCACTCTCAACATCCAG TTGTCAGACGCAAAGAAGAAGCTTGAGGAAATGACTGGAAACATTGAGCTGTTGGAAGAAGGCAAGAAACGCCTGCAGAGAGATTTGGAGGCAGCCAATACCCAGTTTGAGGAGAAGGCTTCAGCGTACGACAAGTTGGAGAAGACCAAAAACCGTCTACAACAGGAGCTGGAGGACACACTGATGGACCTGGACAACCAGAGACAGAACGTATCAAACCtggagaagaagcagaagaagttTGACCAG ATGCTGGCCGAGGAGAAGAGTATCTCTAGTAAGTATGCAGAAGAGAGAGATCGTGCTGAAGCTGAGGCCAGGGAGAAGGAGACTAAAGCTCTGTCCCTGGCGAGAGCTCTGGAAGAGGCCCAGTGTGCcagagaggagctggagagaGCCAACAAAGCCCTGAGGGTGGAAATGGAGGACCTTATCAGTTCCAAGGATGATGTGGGAAAAAAT GTTCACGAACTGGAGAAGTCCAAACGAGGCCTGGAAGCTCAGGTGGAGGAGATGAAGAcccagctggaggagctggaggacgAGCTGCAGGCGGCTGAGGATGCCAAGCTGCGTCTGGAGGTCAACATGCAGGCCCTGAAGGCCCAGTTTGAGAGGGACCTCCAGGGACGTGATGAGatgggagaggagaagaagaggcagCTTGTCAAGCAG GTTCGTGAGTTGGAGACAGAGTTGGAGGACGAACGTAAACAGAGAACcctggcagcagcagccaaGAAGAAGCTGGAGACAGACATGAAAGATCTGGAGGGACAGATTGAGACGGCCAATAAAGGACGAGAGGAGGCCATCAAGCAGCTCCGCAAGTTACAA GCCCAGATGAAGGACTACCAGAGGGAGCTGGAAGACTCCCGTGCTGCCCGGGAGGAGGTGCTGACTGCCGCAAAGGAGAGTGAGAAGAAAGCCAAGAGTCTGGAGGCTGAGCTCATGCAGCTGCAGGAG GacctggctgctgctgagaggGCAAAGAAGCAGGCAGAGGCCGAAAGAGATGAGCTGTCTGATGAGCTGGCCAGCAACTCCTCTGGAAA GTCAGCCCTGGCAGATGAGAAACGGCGTTTGGAGGCTAAGATCTCCCAGCTAGAGGAGGAGCtagaggaggagcagagcaaTATGGAGATTATCAACGACAGGCTGAGGAAGAGCACACAGCAG GTGGAGcagctaaacaatgagctgcaGACAGAGCGCAGCGCCTCTCAGAAGAATGAGAGCGCTCGGCAGCAGATGGAGCGCCAGAACAAGGAGCTGAAGGCCAAGCTCCAGGACATGGAGAACCAGGTCAAATCCAAATTCAAGTCCTCCATCACTGCCTTAGAAGCTAAAGTGGCACAGCTGGAGGaacagctggagcaggagaacAG AGACAAGCAGGCATCTGCCAAGAGCATGCGCCAGAAGGACAAGAAACTGAAGGACCTGTTGATGCAGGTGGAAGACGAAAGAAAGCAGGCAGAGCAGTACAAAGATCAGGTCCGACCACTTCATGCACTCAAGCACAGCCTCAAGTCTTTGCATTcattgcttgtgtgtgtagTAAAGTATGTGTGGGTAGATGGA TGCATTAGGAGAGTAGTAAGCttgcatattttctgtttgcttaTCAGGCGGAAAAGTCAAATGCTCGCATGA